The genomic stretch AACCGTTGAACTTGGAATTAAAACTACAACTCATGTAAAAATTGTAGTGTATAATTCTTTGGGGAAAGAAATATCAAATATTTGTGATAAAGACCTTTTTACAGGAGCATACAAATTTGATTGGGACGCAACACAAAGCGGAATTTATTTTATAAAAACAATTGTTGGAGAAAAACCTGTGGTTAAGAGGGT from Bacteroidota bacterium encodes the following:
- a CDS encoding T9SS type A sorting domain-containing protein, producing the protein TVELGIKTTTHVKIVVYNSLGKEISNICDKDLFTGAYKFDWDATQSGIYFIKTIVGEKPVVKRVVVLE